In Oryza brachyantha chromosome 1, ObraRS2, whole genome shotgun sequence, the following are encoded in one genomic region:
- the LOC102716823 gene encoding reticulon-like protein B9, translating into MHPHFPSDSDSEQHARMPFYRHKSIHRHFGGGQVADILLWKNRNLSAGILAGATLMWFLFNVVEYNIIPLLCQIAMLAMLVIFIWSNAAQLLDRAPPSIPETIISEHAFREMALTVHYKVAYSASVLYDIACGKDLKRFLLVVGSLLVLSAIGSSCRFTSLLYIGFLCAHTLPVLYQRYKTEVDHLVAKGSEDIKKFYYKVDSNLLNKIPRGPVKTKVK; encoded by the exons ATGCATCCTCATTTTCCGAGCGATTCTGACAGCGAACAGCATGCTAGAATGCCATTTTATCGGCACAAGTCGATCCATAGGCATTTTGGTGGAGGTCAAG TTGCGGATATTCTGCTGTGGAAGAACAGGAACTTATCTGCGGGGATCCTTGCTGGGGCAACATTGATGTGGTTCCTGTTCAATGTGGTAGAATACAATATAATTCCGCTCCTTTGCCAGATTGCCATGCTTGCCATGCTTGTGATCTTCATTTGGTCAAATGCCGCACAACTGTTGGACAG GGCCCCTCCAAGTATCCCAGAAACCATTATCTCTGAACATGCCTTTAGAGAAATGGCATTGACCGTACATTACAAAGTAGCATACTCTGCATCTGTTCTTTACGACATTGCGTGTGGAAAGGATCTGAAGAGATTTCTCTTG GTGGTTGGATCACTATTGGTATTGTCAGCGATTGGAAGTTCTTGCCGCTTCACGAGTCTACTATATATTG GATTCTTGTGTGCCCACACTTTGCCAGTCTTGTACCAAAGATATAAGACAGAAGTGGACCATCTAGTTGCAAAGGGTAGTGAAGACATCAAGAAGTTCTACTACAAGGTTGACTCCAATCTGCTCAACAAAATACCAAGAGGCCCTGTGAAGACAAAAGTTAAATGA
- the LOC102716543 gene encoding uncharacterized protein LOC102716543 isoform X1: protein MESWVRPVVEAIHSSRAQAVIYLAGGASQALGWLLSVPGASGTVLEVVVPYSRASMAQLLGKMPLQFTSKQAAEDMALAAYNRALKLSGPGLQVMGVGFTGSLASSRPKHGEHRFYVSARTQNCLRTSHVTLSKGLRSREEEDKVSSYFLLKAIADACRVPATIQSDLQEPEFPKESTEQFDEDQELQQVIDGQVCMKVYHFSDSMEKNFSRKIILPGSFNPLHDGHLRLLEVASSMCDDGLPCFEISAINADKPPLSIAEIKRRVDQFRKVGKNVIISNQPYFYKKAELFPGSAFVIGADTAARLVNPKYYGGDYNRMLEILLECKSTGTTFLVGGRNIEGVFKVLEDLDIPGELRDMFISIPEEKFRMDISSTDIRKRQGP from the exons ATGGAGAGTTGGGTCCGCCCGGTGGTAGAGGCCATCCACTCCTCTCGCGCCCAGGCCGTCATctacctcgccggcggcgcctcccAG GCGCTCGGCTGGCTCCTGTCCGTGCCCGGCGCGTCAGGAACCGTCCTCGAGGTCGTCGTGCCCTACTCCAGGGCCTCCATGGCTCAGCTGCTCGGCAAG ATGCCCTTGCAGTTCACCAGCAAGCAGGCCGCAGAGGACATGGCACTGGCCGCGTACAACCGCGCCCTCAAGCTTTCTGGACCAG GTCTACAAGTAATGGGTGTTGGCTTTACTGGATCACTGGCTAGCTCACGTCCAAAACATGGTGAGCATAG GTTCTATGTGTCAGCACGAACACAAAATTGCCTCAGAACATCGCATGTTACATTGTCAAag GGTTTACGGAgcagagaggaagaagataagGTTTCAAGCTACTTTCTGCTCAAG GCAATTGCAGACGCCTGCAGAGTTCCTGCAACCATTCAGTCAGATCTTCAGGAACCTGAATTTCCAAAAGAAAGCACGGAACAATTTGATGAAGACCAAGAGCTCCAACAAGTTATTGATGGACAAGTCTGCATGAAAGTGTACCACTTTTCTG ATTCAATGGAAAAGAACTTCAGTAGGAAAATAATCCTACCTGGTTCATTCAATCCCTTGCATGATGGACATCTAAGACTGTTAGAAGTTGCATCAAG CATGTGTGATGATGGTCTTCCGTGCTTTGAGATATCAGCAATAAATGCCGACAAACCTCCACTATCTATCGCAGAAATCAAGCGTCGGGTTGATCAATTTAGAAAAGTAG GGAAGAATGTGATAATATCTAACCAACCATACTTTTACAAGAAAGCAGAGCTATTTCCAGGCAGTGCTTTTGTAATTGGTGCAGACACTGCAGCTAGGCTTGTTAAT CCTAAGTATTATGGAGGTGATTACAATAGAATGCTGGAGATTCTTCTCGAATGTAAAAGCACAGGTACAACATTTCTTGTTGGTGGTCGAAATATTGAAGGAGTTTTCAAG gTTCTTGAAGATTTGGACATTCCAGGAGAGTTGAGGGACATGTTTATCTCGATACCAGAGGAGAAATTTCGCATGGATATTTCATCTACTGATATAAGAAAAAGACAAGGGCCTTGA
- the LOC102716543 gene encoding uncharacterized protein LOC102716543 isoform X2: MESWVRPVVEAIHSSRAQAVIYLAGGASQALGWLLSVPGASGTVLEVVVPYSRASMAQLLGKMPLQFTSKQAAEDMALAAYNRALKLSGPGLQVMGVGFTGSLASSRPKHGEHRFYVSARTQNCLRTSHVTLSKGLRSREEEDKVSSYFLLKAIADACRVPATIQSDLQEPEFPKESTEQFDEDQELQQVIDGQVCMKVYHFSDSMEKNFSRKIILPGSFNPLHDGHLRLLEVASSMCDDGLPCFEISAINADKPPLSIAEIKRRVDQFRKGRM, translated from the exons ATGGAGAGTTGGGTCCGCCCGGTGGTAGAGGCCATCCACTCCTCTCGCGCCCAGGCCGTCATctacctcgccggcggcgcctcccAG GCGCTCGGCTGGCTCCTGTCCGTGCCCGGCGCGTCAGGAACCGTCCTCGAGGTCGTCGTGCCCTACTCCAGGGCCTCCATGGCTCAGCTGCTCGGCAAG ATGCCCTTGCAGTTCACCAGCAAGCAGGCCGCAGAGGACATGGCACTGGCCGCGTACAACCGCGCCCTCAAGCTTTCTGGACCAG GTCTACAAGTAATGGGTGTTGGCTTTACTGGATCACTGGCTAGCTCACGTCCAAAACATGGTGAGCATAG GTTCTATGTGTCAGCACGAACACAAAATTGCCTCAGAACATCGCATGTTACATTGTCAAag GGTTTACGGAgcagagaggaagaagataagGTTTCAAGCTACTTTCTGCTCAAG GCAATTGCAGACGCCTGCAGAGTTCCTGCAACCATTCAGTCAGATCTTCAGGAACCTGAATTTCCAAAAGAAAGCACGGAACAATTTGATGAAGACCAAGAGCTCCAACAAGTTATTGATGGACAAGTCTGCATGAAAGTGTACCACTTTTCTG ATTCAATGGAAAAGAACTTCAGTAGGAAAATAATCCTACCTGGTTCATTCAATCCCTTGCATGATGGACATCTAAGACTGTTAGAAGTTGCATCAAG CATGTGTGATGATGGTCTTCCGTGCTTTGAGATATCAGCAATAAATGCCGACAAACCTCCACTATCTATCGCAGAAATCAAGCGTCGGGTTGATCAATTTAGAAAA GGAAGAATGTGA